The following nucleotide sequence is from Fructobacillus americanaquae.
AACTCTCCAAATGGTTCTTATAAACATCATAAGCTTCCGGATAGTTTTTCTGCACGTCCGCCATGGCCTGGCCTTCCCATTCGCCCAAGCCAACCTCAACGATGTTGGAATGCAAAGAAAGCCGTGGCTCGTTTGGCAAATCAGCCTGAATCCGTTCGGCAGTAACCTTCGCTCTTGGTAATGGTGAAGCGTAAACCCGGTCGATGTGCTTGTCTTTTAAGAAACCGGCAACCTTCTTCATATCCTCATAAGAACCAGGCAAAAGTGGAGAATCCCCCTGTGCCCCTTGAAAGCGCCGTTCCAAATTCCATTCAGTTTGCCCGTGACGGACGAAATAAAAAGTTGTCATGATTGCTTTTTTAATACCTGCCGGTCTTCTAATTCTTGTAAGTAGTAGCGATAAATCTTCACCACTTCGTCTTTATCTGTGCGAGCAAAGATGTCGACTGGGGCGGCAGCACCGGCTGACACCACAACCATCTTAAAGCCGGTCAAATCTTGATTAACGGTCACCTTCAGTCTAATTGATTGATCGACCGGAAGGTCTGGCTGCAATGGCCGCTTTAAAACAAATGCACCAGCATTGTTTGTCAAAAAGCCAAGATCCAATAAGGCAAATTTTTTAATTTGCGGATTAATTTCATATGTGCCATCGTGGGGGATGGTCACAGACTTTGCAAAAGCCATTGTTTTCTCCTTTAATAACTTTTATTTATTCAGCTAATTTCTTGACTGAGTTTGAGTCTGAGTAGGTCGAGCGAGCCACCAGTCCAGACTAGCTCCTCTGAATCACTACCCTTTCACGACAAAATCAGTAACGCAATCCCTTCGGAAAAAAGTTTTTCAACTGACCATTAACAAACTTGGCCCAGCCTAGTCCGTTACCATTGGCCGTCATCAACACAAAACCCTTTTGCAGCTTCTCTTTTGTATTGATCACATCACCATGAATGTAGGTTGCCAAGTCGTTATGAGCATCGAGGTCATAAACCTGCTGACCCGCCTGGCTCGGATCAACTGCCAAAGCCAGGGCGTGGTCTGGTTCAAAACGATTCTTCTTTAGGGTTCCTAGGCACAAGCCAGCTCGCAAAACCTTTGTCTTACTCAAATCAGGGCAGTCAACTGGCAGCAAGAATACCCGATCACCAAACGTCCTTAGTCGACTTTCATCTAGGTCAAAGCCAGGCAACGATTCTTGAAAGAAGTGTTCGATCAACGTCACATCGGCTTGAGACATCTTACTTGGTTTTTGTACCCTTGGCGGCTTAACGGGGCTTTCATCCTCCGCCAGCTCAGCCTTCTTCATCCGAGCCACAAAGTGACCCTCGCCAGGCAAATCTTGCGGCCATAAACGGGCAGTCTTTGCTAAATCAGGGTTGTCGTCAGCCCATTGTGGCCGCCCAGCCTGAATACCAGATCCGGCCGGCCGGTCAATCATCTCAATCATAAATTCTGGATAGTGTTCAGCCAACCAAGCGATTGTTTGTTCGTCCTCTTCTGGCGCGAAGGTACAAGTTGAATAAATCAGCTCACCACCAGGCCGAACCAGTTTCACCGCCGCTGTCAAAATTTCATGCGAGCGAATGGCACATTCCGTCGGATAATCAGCCGACCAGTATTGGATGGCATCATGATCCTTACGAAACATCCCTTCACCCGAGCAAGGGGCGTCGAGAAGCACCTTATCAAAGTATGCTGGTAAAGCCTTGGCAAGGTCGCTGGCATCCATCGATGAAACCACGGCATTTTTCACGCCAAACCGTTCAATATTTTCAGACAAAATTTTGGCTCGAGCAAAAAAAATTTCATTTGTCCATAATAATCCCTGGCCATTAAGTTGGCTAGCAATATGCGTTGACTTGCCACCAGGAGCGGCAGCCAAATCTAAAATTTTTTCACCCGGTTGTGCGTTGACTACTTCACCAACAAATTGAGCCGATGGCTCTTGTGAATAAACCAGGCCGGTTAAATGATCAATCCCTTTGCCAGCCACTTGACCAAAGTACCCCCATTGACCATATGGAACCTTCTTGGTCAGCGATAAATCTCTTGGTATCTGCTGGGCCTTCAAGGGGTTAATCCGAAAACCCTTCTGACCGGGTTCTTGGAGTGCCTGCAAAAAAGGCCCACTGGCGCTCCCGAGCAGGTCTTGGTATTTATCAATAAAGGCTTGCGGTAAGTCCATTGGGGCCTCTTTCTTTTACATGTGATTTGCACGGATTAACCAAATTGTCTACAAATACTTGGCATCCTCTACTTCATCCTGACTGGTCAAAATCTTTGGACCATCCTTGGTAATCGCCAATGTATGCTCGTATTGAGCTGACCATGAGCCATCCAAGGTACGCACCGTCCAACCATCTTCTGGCGTATCATCGGTTTCGACTTCCCAGCCACCCAAGTTGATCATTGGTTCAATGGTAATCACCATTCCTTCCTTAAGGCGCAAGCCATGACCTGGTTTGCCATAATGAGGCACCTGTGGGTCTTCATGCATCGTTGGACCAACCCCGTGACCAATATACTGGCGAACATCACCATAGCCATTCTGATTTTCAGTGTAGTCCTGAATGGCCCAACCAATATCACCAATTCGATTACCAATCACTGCCTGGTCAATACCCAGATACAGTGATTTTTTTGCAACTTCCATCAACTTTTTAACTTCGGGTGAAACATTGCCGACAGCGTATGTCCATGCTGAGTCGGAGACAGCTCCATCTAAGCCAACAACCGTATCAACTTTGACCAAGTCACCATCTTTTAATTTCAGGCCCTTACGAGGTAGACCATGAGCGACTTCGCTATTGACCGAAATCGTCGTTGCATACTTAAAGCCTTCAAAACCAATTTGCAGTGGCACACCACCATGATCTTCAATGTAAGCTTTACACTTTAATTCAATGTCCCAGGTATCAACGCCCGGCTTAATAAAGTCGCGCAACATCAAGTGCATTCCGGCAATAATTGCACCGGATTTCTTCATGGCCGCAATTTCTCGCGGTGACTTCAAACTAATCATCAGGTACCCCTTTTTTCCAATGTTAAACTATTTTCATTATATCATTTTCCGGACCCTTTTGAGTCCTTGTCGCTTTTGACATTTTTTTGTAATATTGGTTGACAATCTCTGGGCACTTGTCGATAATGGAGCTAAGAATAAGAAATAAAGGAGATACCGTTATGAAGAACTTTTTATTGGGCGCTTCCCTCTTTGGTAATGCCGCCCTCGCTTATCTTTTATTGAAGGATGACGATCGCATGGCTGACTTGAAAAAGAAGGCCAACGAATTCACTGAAGCTGGCAAACAAAAGGGAGAAGAACTCGTTTCCCTTGGCAAGCAAAAAGCCAGTGAGCTTTCAGAAGCTGGTAAGGAAAAAGCAGAGCAAGTAGAAACTGCTGCTGCTGATTCTTTGGATGAACAATTGGCCAAGTTAAAGGAACGTGCCGGTATCAACCAAGCAAAATAAGCAGTAAAAAAGGAGCTCGAAACGGCTCCTTTTTTTGATGCTTACCAGAACTTCAACCAGTGATAAATCTTTTGCCACCAGTGTCCAAGATGATATGTTTGTTGATTGACCAATTGAAGCGTCTGCTCCTTTGCACTTACCTCTGGTAAGAACTCGGCCTTCAGAGTTGGCTGAACAGTCAGGACTGTCGCCTGTTTCTTGGTAACAGTCGATTGCAGACGACTTGGTCTTTGGTAGCCCAATGCAGTCTGATTTTTGGTTAACCAAAAGGTCCTGTTTTGTCCGATAACTAGGCTTTGATGACCACCAGCCAAATTTTTATTTTTGAACTGATTTTTTGTTACCGCTTGCCCCTTTTGATAGGTAACAGGCGTGTAGTGATCGAGGGCTTGGTTGACCACATCAATCGTATTTTGGTAGCGTTGTACCTGGTCCGTATAGCGACCAGCGCCAGAAACCACGGTGATAAATTCATGACCACTTTGATCTTTAATCAACCCAGTTAGCGCACCACCTGATGCCGGCGTCGAACCAGTCTTCAGCCCCTCAAAAGTCAGATTTTTAGAATTCGTCAGTTTTGACTTGATTTCTTGATCAAACTTGGCCCCCTCCGTCAGCTTAATCTTGGTTTCATTGGCCGATGGATGGTAAACCAAGCCCCGTTTCTCATAGTAAGAGCGAATCTTCGGATCTGCTCGAATCACTTGATAGGCTAAGATAGCCAGCTGTTTCACGGAAGCGGTGTTCTCTGCATCCGGATTGGCATCTTGAACTTGATAGTCAAAGGCGTCCTTGTTAACTTGACCTGCGGCATTGTACCACTTTGATCCAGTTAACTTCAAATCCTTTGCCCAGCCCTCAAGGGCCTGCTGCTGTGTCTGGTTTTGTTCTTTGGCAAAATCAGCCAAGGCCAAGGCCGCATCATTCGCACTGGAAGTAAACATTGCTGCAAAAAGCTCCTTGACAGCTAACTTTTGACCTACAGAGATTTCTAGGTGGGCGAAAGTTGCGGTATCCTTTTGTGACCAATCGGACTGCTGAGTGATCGTCACCAGACTGTCCCAGGTAAAGCGCTTCTGTTTTATTCCTTGCAAAATACCATAAGCGGTTAACATCTTACTTTGGGAGGCAATACCAATTTTTTTGTCAGCTCCCTTTTCACCAAGAACTTGTCCCGTTTGTGCGTCAACCACAATGGCATTTCTGGCAGCAACCTGAAGCGTCATCGGTAAAGCTGTCTGCTTTGGCCCAATAGATTGTATTTGAACGTTATTTTCTAATGCAACAACCGTTAGAAAGAGCGATAATATTAGCACCAAGATGGCACCAATGGCTGCCATCTTTTTTGGCGCTGTAAAATCAGTTCTAACTTGTTGCTGAAAAAGGGCTAATCGGGAAGACGGTCGGACAAGGGCAGCGTCTTCATCATGTTTATGCTTTCGTTTCCACATCATTTAATTCAATTTTTAGTGCGTACCGAAGAGACGGTCCCCTGCATCCCCAAGACCGGGAACAATGTAGCCATCCTCATTTAGGCCTTCATCAATCGAAGCCGTGTAGACATCAACATCAGGGTGGGCAGAAGTAACTGCTTGAATTCCTTCTGGTGATGAAACAAGGGTAATCAACTTAATCTGTTCAGCGCCGCGCTTTTTCAAAGCAGAAATCGCATCCTTAGCTGATCCACCAGTTGCTAACATTGGATCGACCAACAAAACTTCACGTTGGTCAATGTCTTCTGGCAGCTTAATGAAGTATTCTACCGGTTCCAATGTTTTTTCATCGCGGTACATCCCAATATGACCAACCTTAGCAGCCGGAATCAATTGCAAAATCCCATCAACCATACCCAAACCAGCACGTAAAATTGGCACAACGGCTAATTTCTTACCAGCTAATTGTTTCTTAGTTGTTTCTTGAATTGGTGTTTTTACCTGAACTTTTTCCAGTGGCAAGTCGCGACTGGCCTCATAGGTCAACAACATCGCCAATTCATCGACTAATGCTCGAAAGTCCTTTGTTCCGACCTTCTCATCGCGAATGATTGTCAACTTGTGTTGGATCAATGGATGGTTTACTTCAACGACTTGTCCCATGATTGTAACTCGCTTTCCAAATAAATGTGAATTTAACTCATATCCATTATAGCAAAAACTAGGCATTCACTTTAATCTTTTTAAAAATCAACAACCGAACTTTTTTCCGGTCTGATTTAAATTGAAAGGCCCCCTCTTTTTTTGTATAATAATAGAGTTCGCGCTTATAGTTTAACAGGATAAAACGGGGACCTCCTAAGTCTTTGCTCCCAGTTCGAGTCTGGGTAGGCGCATAGATACCGTTAATATATCAACGTTTATAAGTCATCTGCACGACTTTCGCACGACAATACGAACTGTCAATTAAAAAACACCCCAATCTCAATCGCGAGACTAGGGTGTTTTTTATTGTCATATGGAAGCCGACACAACAGTGCCCACAAGATTATTATAAAAAAATAGCCAAGCAAAATGCTCGGCTATCTCTCGGACAGTTTTTGTTATTCAATAACTAAATTATATCATAACCACTAAATGGCGATTTATTTTGTTCGCCTTTCCTGAATAAGTTGTTCTAACTCATTGAGGTCGTCTTCTGTTGCTAACTTGCGAATGAACGATCGTGAATAGGTTCTATATGATAGATACTTTTTGTGTTCTTTGTTCTTTTCAGCCCAGCGCTTATTAGCTTCATTTTGTGCAGTCGTTGAACTCTCATAAACTGCAGGACGACCCATTTTTTTATCTGCCATTTACATCACCACCATTATTATTTTCATTACTAAAGTTATCAAAGCCAGTACGAATAATGTTAACCAAGTCTTTGTATTTCTTTTCATAACCATGTTAAGATAAGTGTACAGGAAAAGCCCTTGCGGGCTCTTGACTATCTAAGATATATAATCTTATTGATAAAGCCAATCAAAGTATTTGCAAAGTATAGGATAACCATTGACCCGGTAAGCCATATTAGCAAATGCTTTTTTGTTTCCTTTTTGCTTGACATACCTGGTCATTTGCTTATGAAAAAAGCAGCCACTGCTCTGGCTGCAGAAAAATCAAAATTATTCAGGGCGCAAGTTTGGTAACTTGGCCACAAGAACTCGACCAATCAAGAGTACTAACAGGCCGTTGGCGATCATTTCAAAACCAGCGTTAAATCCCAGAATACCAACTAACCAGGTAAACAGGTGAGCATGTGGAATGCCCATACCACTAACAGGAAAGAGCTTAAAGGCCACTGTCGTACTCGCAATTACTAAGGCGGTGTTCAAAAAAGATCCAAAAGCGCCAAGGAGGAAGAATCCCCACCATGGCGACCGGGCCTTTTTCATCACTAAGAAAGCTAAGTAACCGGACAAAAGACCAACTATTAATCTTGGTACTAAAGCCGTCACTGGATTGGAAAAAATTAGTGAACCAATGGTTCCAGGGTGCATTAAATTGCGAATCCAAGACGTCATCCCCCAAAAGAGACCAACCACTAGCCCCGAACGTGGGCCAAGTACTAGACCCGCTAAAACGGCGGTCATCGGTACAATCGTGACCGAAGCACCAATAATGAAAGCTCCTAAAGGTAAGGAGCCTAAGAATGGCACGAAACTTTGTAATAGTACGATGGCCACAAAAACTGTTGTCGCCACAAAACGCTTCGTTTTCATTGTTGACATAACTGATTTTCTCCTCACTTTGGACGTCCCAGAAATTATACAGACTGCCCGAAAAGATGTCAACAATACGGTCTCATGTTGTTCCACTTAGAAAGTGATCAATAACCGGTTTAATCGTGGTGCATAGATGTCACCAAAACGGACAAAATGAAGTAAAACATAATAAAATTCATACCACTTGAACCGCTCTTGATAACCATCCTCGAGCGGATAAACGGCTTCATAAGCACTATAAAAGTCTTCATTAAAACCCGGAAAGACTTTCGAAACGGCCAAATCGTATTCACGATCACCGTAAAAAGAGTTTGGATCAATGAATACTGGCTGGTCATTGGTATCAAACATAAAATTCCCAGCCCACAAATCACCATGTAACAATGATGGTTCTACCTGGCAAACATGGTCATCTGCCAAAATCGTTTTTTTAAGATTTTCAAAGTGATCACCGCGTTGACTTAACCATAAGGCTTTCTTCTGTGCTAGAGCCATTAAAGGTTCTAGGCGTTGATGCACAAAAAATCCCCCCCAAGAGCTTGACCAAGCGTTATTCTTTGGAAAATAATCATGATCCGCATTAACTTCAAAACCAAAGGCTTTCCCTTTCACGTGATGAAGCTTAGCCAAAGCCTCTCCTAGGGCCGACTGATTGTTCGAACCGGCTTCAATCCAATTCATTAACAAGTAAGCACTTCCTTGGTTTTCTCCCTGCTTGATTACCTTTGGCACTTTGACCCACTCACTCAAAGCTTTCAAAGAAGTCACTTCGTGGTCAAAATAATGTCGGTCTTGATTAGGTTGAACCTTCAAAAAGTACCGCTTGTCACCCGAATAAAGTGAGTAGGTTGTGCTGGTATCGACACCATTAACCGGCTTTACGTCGTTGGGATTTTGCAAATTTAATCGGGTGATGAAATCCATGCTAATTTTACTAACTGCTGCCATCGTATCCTCCTAAATCAAATAAAAAAAACAGCTTTCCATTAAAACGGAAAACTGTTTTTGAGAAAAAAGAGGCCTGTAAAGTCTGATCAGTAACTGGTAAAAATGTCTGCCACACAAATTCGACCATCAGGTTCCTCCTTTGTTGTTCGTGACTTAACTGTACCACATTTATTGCACTAGCAACACTCAATTTCACTAATTTAGTCTCACTGATCTGATCCATTCAAACGAATTTACATTAAATCAGCACCAGCAGCACGGTTAACAATCGTTTGACCATCTTCCATTGTTAGTCGGCCATCCTCATAAACTGTTTGCAGTAAATCTTGTCCTGGTGTATCGAGACTAACCGTGTGGATTCGGCCCTTTTCATCGGCCACAACCTTTTGCAAACCAGCCTTCGAGGCCTTTGACGGATCAGTCTTTGGCTGCTTTTGAATAACTAAATTCTGACCATCGGTCGTATGCGCATAGGCTGCCTTAATGGCAAAGCGTTCGGTATCACGAGTAAAGCCCTCTTGGAGCAAACCGCCACCAGAACCAACCACCAAATTATCCGTGGACCAACCATGTTTAATCAGCGCCTCGTACAATGCAATAATGGTCTCGGCCTTCATCCCATCTCCCTGAATCAAACCAACATTGTGCTTCAAAACTTTATAACCTTTATCGTTGGCTTCCGTACCAAAAATTTCGGCCAAAAGCTCCAAAACAGCTAAGTCGATTGTTTCGGGGTCGCCCGAATCAGGACGCAAAACCACCCGCCCAGCTCGGTTCTTAATCCGTTCCACCAATTGTTCAGACCCAATGACGTTCCGAACAAAATTAAAGGTATCGTAGGAATCAATCACAATTGAAACCAATGCGTCGTCTGGCGTACGATCCAATTGAGCATTGACATAGTTGAACTCTCCTTCACCAGGACCATAAGCAGTTGCCACCGAATGCTCCGTTGCCCAAATTGATAAGGCCCGACCCGCAACACCATACACATGCTCAAAGTAGTTTGAAGCCAAGAGGTTATCTGAGCCACGGAAGTGCAATAAGTGAGCAGCACCTCCTTGAGCGCCAGCCTCCACGCCTGTTGCGCCACGAAAACCAAAGTCGTTCACCATCAAGGGAAGCGAGGTCACGGTTCCCGTCTTCTCAACCAGTGGTAACAAACGCTTTTTGATATACATCGAATTGGTCGCAATCGTGGTTGGATACCAAACATGCATCAACAGTGATTCCAAAGCATTTAGTGAAGTGGCAAACCAATCACGAGTTGACTCCAACGTGAACAAGGCGTTTCCTGCAGGAACTTCCATCCCTTCTGGCAGAGCCTTAATTTTAACCGGGAAATAACCCAAATCACGGACCCTTTCCCAAACTTCGCGGTTAAAGTATTTCTTGGTTCCAAAGGTTTCTTCTGAAACCCGCTCCGCCTCGTCAATCATCTCATCCGTCACCGGCGTTTGAAAGTAGTCATGAAGAATCATCGAGAGTCCAAACCAGGATACAGTTGGGTATTTGCCACCAATTCGAGCTTCCCCATAAGAATACAACTTATCGATGTTTTGTGGGTACTGTAAATGATGAGTCAACTTATAGGCGTCAGTTGCTAAAATCAAATTAATGGTCATGCTTCAATCTCC
It contains:
- a CDS encoding histidine phosphatase family protein, with the protein product MTTFYFVRHGQTEWNLERRFQGAQGDSPLLPGSYEDMKKVAGFLKDKHIDRVYASPLPRAKVTAERIQADLPNEPRLSLHSNIVEVGLGEWEGQAMADVQKNYPEAYDVYKNHLESFEGQGFNGEGYTKAVTRFQKMMQEIIANHPEDAVLVVAHGLILTFGVTSLLGIPRDQIRSLGGLSNTSTTIIETKNGQDFDLVKWNETSYLHKDQDAGTTI
- a CDS encoding DUF1831 domain-containing protein, which gives rise to MAFAKSVTIPHDGTYEINPQIKKFALLDLGFLTNNAGAFVLKRPLQPDLPVDQSIRLKVTVNQDLTGFKMVVVSAGAAAPVDIFARTDKDEVVKIYRYYLQELEDRQVLKKQS
- a CDS encoding RsmF rRNA methyltransferase first C-terminal domain-containing protein, which produces MDLPQAFIDKYQDLLGSASGPFLQALQEPGQKGFRINPLKAQQIPRDLSLTKKVPYGQWGYFGQVAGKGIDHLTGLVYSQEPSAQFVGEVVNAQPGEKILDLAAAPGGKSTHIASQLNGQGLLWTNEIFFARAKILSENIERFGVKNAVVSSMDASDLAKALPAYFDKVLLDAPCSGEGMFRKDHDAIQYWSADYPTECAIRSHEILTAAVKLVRPGGELIYSTCTFAPEEDEQTIAWLAEHYPEFMIEMIDRPAGSGIQAGRPQWADDNPDLAKTARLWPQDLPGEGHFVARMKKAELAEDESPVKPPRVQKPSKMSQADVTLIEHFFQESLPGFDLDESRLRTFGDRVFLLPVDCPDLSKTKVLRAGLCLGTLKKNRFEPDHALALAVDPSQAGQQVYDLDAHNDLATYIHGDVINTKEKLQKGFVLMTANGNGLGWAKFVNGQLKNFFPKGLRY
- the map gene encoding type I methionyl aminopeptidase; the protein is MISLKSPREIAAMKKSGAIIAGMHLMLRDFIKPGVDTWDIELKCKAYIEDHGGVPLQIGFEGFKYATTISVNSEVAHGLPRKGLKLKDGDLVKVDTVVGLDGAVSDSAWTYAVGNVSPEVKKLMEVAKKSLYLGIDQAVIGNRIGDIGWAIQDYTENQNGYGDVRQYIGHGVGPTMHEDPQVPHYGKPGHGLRLKEGMVITIEPMINLGGWEVETDDTPEDGWTVRTLDGSWSAQYEHTLAITKDGPKILTSQDEVEDAKYL
- a CDS encoding D-alanyl-D-alanine carboxypeptidase family protein, whose translation is MMWKRKHKHDEDAALVRPSSRLALFQQQVRTDFTAPKKMAAIGAILVLILSLFLTVVALENNVQIQSIGPKQTALPMTLQVAARNAIVVDAQTGQVLGEKGADKKIGIASQSKMLTAYGILQGIKQKRFTWDSLVTITQQSDWSQKDTATFAHLEISVGQKLAVKELFAAMFTSSANDAALALADFAKEQNQTQQQALEGWAKDLKLTGSKWYNAAGQVNKDAFDYQVQDANPDAENTASVKQLAILAYQVIRADPKIRSYYEKRGLVYHPSANETKIKLTEGAKFDQEIKSKLTNSKNLTFEGLKTGSTPASGGALTGLIKDQSGHEFITVVSGAGRYTDQVQRYQNTIDVVNQALDHYTPVTYQKGQAVTKNQFKNKNLAGGHQSLVIGQNRTFWLTKNQTALGYQRPSRLQSTVTKKQATVLTVQPTLKAEFLPEVSAKEQTLQLVNQQTYHLGHWWQKIYHWLKFW
- the upp gene encoding uracil phosphoribosyltransferase codes for the protein MGQVVEVNHPLIQHKLTIIRDEKVGTKDFRALVDELAMLLTYEASRDLPLEKVQVKTPIQETTKKQLAGKKLAVVPILRAGLGMVDGILQLIPAAKVGHIGMYRDEKTLEPVEYFIKLPEDIDQREVLLVDPMLATGGSAKDAISALKKRGAEQIKLITLVSSPEGIQAVTSAHPDVDVYTASIDEGLNEDGYIVPGLGDAGDRLFGTH
- a CDS encoding ECF transporter S component, producing the protein MSTMKTKRFVATTVFVAIVLLQSFVPFLGSLPLGAFIIGASVTIVPMTAVLAGLVLGPRSGLVVGLFWGMTSWIRNLMHPGTIGSLIFSNPVTALVPRLIVGLLSGYLAFLVMKKARSPWWGFFLLGAFGSFLNTALVIASTTVAFKLFPVSGMGIPHAHLFTWLVGILGFNAGFEMIANGLLVLLIGRVLVAKLPNLRPE
- a CDS encoding fructosamine kinase family protein, which encodes MAAVSKISMDFITRLNLQNPNDVKPVNGVDTSTTYSLYSGDKRYFLKVQPNQDRHYFDHEVTSLKALSEWVKVPKVIKQGENQGSAYLLMNWIEAGSNNQSALGEALAKLHHVKGKAFGFEVNADHDYFPKNNAWSSSWGGFFVHQRLEPLMALAQKKALWLSQRGDHFENLKKTILADDHVCQVEPSLLHGDLWAGNFMFDTNDQPVFIDPNSFYGDREYDLAVSKVFPGFNEDFYSAYEAVYPLEDGYQERFKWYEFYYVLLHFVRFGDIYAPRLNRLLITF
- a CDS encoding nicotinate phosphoribosyltransferase, producing MTINLILATDAYKLTHHLQYPQNIDKLYSYGEARIGGKYPTVSWFGLSMILHDYFQTPVTDEMIDEAERVSEETFGTKKYFNREVWERVRDLGYFPVKIKALPEGMEVPAGNALFTLESTRDWFATSLNALESLLMHVWYPTTIATNSMYIKKRLLPLVEKTGTVTSLPLMVNDFGFRGATGVEAGAQGGAAHLLHFRGSDNLLASNYFEHVYGVAGRALSIWATEHSVATAYGPGEGEFNYVNAQLDRTPDDALVSIVIDSYDTFNFVRNVIGSEQLVERIKNRAGRVVLRPDSGDPETIDLAVLELLAEIFGTEANDKGYKVLKHNVGLIQGDGMKAETIIALYEALIKHGWSTDNLVVGSGGGLLQEGFTRDTERFAIKAAYAHTTDGQNLVIQKQPKTDPSKASKAGLQKVVADEKGRIHTVSLDTPGQDLLQTVYEDGRLTMEDGQTIVNRAAGADLM